Proteins from a genomic interval of Nostoc sp. TCL240-02:
- a CDS encoding sulfate/molybdate ABC transporter ATP-binding protein, translating to MGIVVENVSKQFGSFKAVDEVSLEIKSGSLVALLGPSGSGKSTLLRLISGLEMPDSGKILLTGKDATYQSVQQRNIGFVFQHYALFKHLTVRQNIAFGLEIRKAQPKKIKGKVEQLLELVQLSGLGDRYPSQLSGGQRQRVALARALAVEPEVLLLDEPFGALDAKVRKDLRAWLRRLHDEVHVTTVFVTHDQEEAMEVSDEVVVMNKGRVEQVGTPSEIYDNPATAFVMSFIGPVNVLPSNSKIFQSSGFDAPHPQVFLRPQDVILEKVANGATTAATVSRLIHLGWEIQVELTFDDGQVVMAHLTRDRFNDLELEPKQRIYVKPKDAKSFPVSYSI from the coding sequence GTGGGCATAGTAGTTGAGAACGTCTCCAAACAATTCGGGAGTTTCAAGGCAGTTGATGAGGTTAGCCTGGAAATTAAGAGTGGTTCGCTAGTTGCGTTGCTTGGGCCGTCGGGATCGGGTAAATCTACGCTACTACGGCTAATTTCAGGTTTAGAAATGCCAGATAGCGGCAAAATCCTGCTTACCGGTAAGGATGCTACATACCAAAGCGTGCAACAGCGGAATATTGGCTTTGTATTTCAGCACTATGCTCTATTTAAGCATTTGACCGTCAGACAAAATATTGCTTTTGGCTTAGAAATTCGCAAGGCGCAGCCAAAGAAGATCAAGGGAAAGGTAGAACAATTACTAGAGTTGGTGCAATTGAGTGGATTAGGCGATCGCTATCCATCACAACTTTCTGGTGGTCAAAGACAACGGGTAGCCTTAGCAAGGGCTTTGGCAGTAGAACCTGAAGTATTACTCCTAGATGAACCTTTTGGCGCACTTGATGCTAAAGTCCGAAAAGATTTACGGGCATGGTTACGCCGCCTCCATGATGAAGTTCATGTTACCACGGTTTTTGTCACCCACGACCAAGAGGAAGCAATGGAAGTTTCCGATGAAGTTGTGGTCATGAATAAAGGGCGTGTGGAACAAGTGGGGACACCATCGGAAATTTATGATAATCCTGCCACCGCATTTGTGATGAGCTTCATCGGCCCGGTAAATGTATTACCCAGCAACTCGAAGATTTTTCAAAGTAGCGGGTTTGATGCGCCACACCCACAAGTATTTTTGCGTCCGCAAGATGTGATTTTAGAAAAGGTTGCCAACGGTGCTACTACGGCTGCCACAGTGAGCCGATTGATACATTTGGGTTGGGAAATTCAGGTAGAATTAACTTTCGATGATGGACAAGTGGTGATGGCGCATTTAACACGCGATCGCTTTAATGACTTAGAGTTAGAACCGAAACAGCGTATATATGTCAAGCCAAAGGATGCAAAATCCTTTCCTGTGTCTTATTCAATTTAG
- the yidD gene encoding membrane protein insertion efficiency factor YidD, with protein MQISLFDSFARQISAAAITGYQKHISPHKGFACAHRILYGGESCSAYFKRVIAQEGLKVAFVNSRERFQACKEANHILRKRAAACRYISMQIENSEESTEEEAETQQPKQASGKVGQNPSFISSNNTECFDCADLGCNCAEMVNITPNCGSPDCSSLDCSGADCSFLDCGSCGS; from the coding sequence ATGCAGATTTCCTTATTCGATTCTTTTGCTAGACAAATTAGTGCCGCCGCAATTACCGGATATCAAAAGCATATTTCCCCACACAAAGGTTTTGCTTGTGCCCACAGAATACTATATGGCGGTGAATCTTGCTCTGCGTACTTCAAGCGGGTAATTGCTCAGGAAGGTTTAAAAGTAGCATTTGTCAATTCTCGTGAACGATTTCAAGCTTGTAAAGAAGCTAACCATATTTTGCGTAAACGTGCAGCAGCTTGCCGCTATATATCTATGCAAATCGAGAATTCAGAAGAATCCACAGAGGAGGAGGCAGAAACACAGCAACCAAAACAAGCATCTGGTAAAGTTGGTCAAAACCCCTCATTTATTAGCAGCAATAATACTGAATGTTTTGATTGTGCCGATTTGGGCTGCAATTGTGCCGAGATGGTTAACATAACTCCTAATTGTGGTTCACCGGATTGTAGTTCCCTAGATTGCAGTGGTGCTGATTGTAGCTTTCTCGATTGCGGCAGTTGCGGTAGCTAA
- the chlP gene encoding geranylgeranyl reductase: MTLRVAVIGSGPAGSSAAETLAASGIETYLFERKLDNAKPCGGAIPLCMVSEFDLPPEIIDRRVRKMKMISPSNREVDINLINEDEYIGMCRREVLDGFLRDRAAKLGANLINATVHKLDIPGNNTDPYTIHYVDHTEGISQGIAKTLKVDLIIGADGANSRVAKEMDAGDYNYAIAFQERIRLPEDKMAYYNDLAEMYVGDDVSTDFYAWVFPKYDHVAVGTGTMHINKASIKQLQAGIRARASEKLAGGKIIKVEAHPIPEHPRPRRVVGRIALVGDAAGYVTKSSGEGIYFAAKSGRMCAETIVEASNSGSRIPTEGDLKIYLKRWDKRYGLTYKVLDILQSVFYRSDATREAFVEMCDDLDVQRLTFDSYLYKTVVPANPITQLKITAKTIGSLIRGNALAP, encoded by the coding sequence TTGACACTACGGGTTGCTGTTATTGGGTCAGGCCCTGCTGGTTCATCTGCCGCAGAAACACTGGCAGCCTCTGGGATTGAAACCTACCTGTTTGAGCGGAAGCTGGATAATGCAAAGCCTTGTGGGGGTGCAATTCCCCTCTGTATGGTGAGTGAATTTGACTTACCACCAGAGATTATCGATCGCCGGGTACGGAAGATGAAAATGATTTCGCCTTCCAATCGGGAGGTTGATATCAATCTGATAAATGAAGATGAATATATAGGAATGTGCCGCCGGGAAGTGCTAGATGGCTTTTTGCGTGATCGAGCGGCAAAATTAGGCGCAAATTTAATTAATGCCACTGTTCATAAACTTGATATACCAGGAAACAATACTGATCCCTATACCATTCATTACGTTGACCATACAGAAGGTATATCTCAGGGAATTGCCAAAACTCTGAAGGTGGATTTAATCATTGGGGCAGATGGGGCTAATTCTCGCGTTGCTAAAGAAATGGACGCTGGGGATTATAATTATGCGATCGCTTTCCAAGAGCGAATTCGCTTACCCGAAGACAAAATGGCCTACTACAACGACCTCGCCGAAATGTATGTCGGTGATGACGTTTCTACCGATTTCTACGCTTGGGTTTTTCCCAAATATGACCACGTAGCTGTCGGTACTGGCACGATGCACATCAATAAAGCCAGCATCAAACAGTTACAAGCTGGTATCCGCGCCCGTGCATCCGAGAAACTAGCAGGCGGTAAAATCATCAAAGTCGAAGCGCACCCCATTCCTGAACATCCCCGTCCCCGTCGTGTCGTTGGTCGCATCGCTTTGGTGGGAGATGCTGCTGGTTATGTTACCAAGTCCTCTGGTGAAGGTATTTATTTTGCCGCTAAATCTGGGCGGATGTGTGCCGAAACTATTGTAGAAGCATCTAATAGTGGTAGCCGTATTCCTACAGAAGGCGACCTCAAGATTTACCTAAAGCGTTGGGATAAGAGATACGGACTCACTTACAAGGTGCTGGACATTCTGCAAAGCGTGTTCTATCGTTCCGACGCTACCCGTGAGGCGTTTGTGGAAATGTGCGATGACCTCGATGTACAACGGCTAACATTCGATAGCTATTTGTATAAGACGGTTGTCCCAGCTAATCCCATCACCCAATTAAAAATTACTGCCAAAACTATTGGTAGTCTAATTCGGGGTAATGCCCTTGCACCTTAA
- a CDS encoding bifunctional serine/threonine-protein kinase/formylglycine-generating enzyme family protein gives MQICQNPNCSNPFNSASNRFCVSCGQSNFGKLLRSRYRVLRLLGEGGFSRTYATEDVDRLNAPCVIKQFFPQFQGTGQRTKAAEFFKEEAFRLYELGENHTQIPRLLAYFEQGASLYLVQEFIQGKTLLQEVQQQIYGEKQIWELLADLLPVLEFIHTHNVIHRDIKPENIIRRASDEKPVLIDFGGAKQVTQTSLGRQATVIYTLGYAPTEQMAGFACHGSDLYALGVTCVRLLTRCLPLQDASGQVNDPIYDAMNAKWMWREWLQEKGITLSDDLGRILEKLLKHLPSERYQTAVEVINDLKFATSNIEPVALKIVSMSQPILPPLPQKIIVPLPPLETFEFDVVTVDTGGREVNRMSGNANFFAEELGKSVTLEMVSIPGGTYMMGSPEFEGDADERPRHKVTVEPFFMGKFPVTQAQWRVVAALPKIKQALNPNPSKFKGLDRPVENVSWYEAVEFCLRLSEKTGRDYRLPSEAEWEYACRAGTTTSFHFGETITSELVSCTIEPTSKFRKETTNVGSFEVANAFGLYDMHGLVWEWCADSWHNNYSDAPSDGTAWEVGGDINRRVLRGGSWSFNAELCRSASRSWNESDGGLRVCGFRVVFSVEEII, from the coding sequence ATGCAAATCTGCCAAAATCCCAATTGCTCAAATCCATTCAACTCTGCTAGCAATAGATTTTGCGTGAGTTGCGGACAAAGCAACTTTGGCAAACTTCTAAGAAGCCGTTACCGCGTATTAAGACTCTTAGGTGAAGGTGGATTTAGTAGAACTTATGCTACAGAGGATGTAGACAGACTAAACGCGCCTTGCGTCATCAAGCAATTTTTTCCCCAATTTCAGGGAACCGGACAACGCACTAAAGCAGCAGAATTTTTTAAAGAAGAGGCTTTTCGGTTGTATGAACTAGGAGAGAATCATACCCAAATTCCTCGATTACTAGCTTATTTTGAGCAAGGTGCTAGTTTGTATCTTGTCCAAGAATTCATTCAAGGAAAAACTCTCTTACAAGAAGTTCAGCAGCAAATCTATGGTGAAAAACAGATTTGGGAACTTTTAGCTGATTTATTGCCAGTTCTGGAATTTATTCATACCCATAACGTCATTCATCGGGATATCAAACCAGAAAATATTATCCGCCGTGCAAGTGATGAAAAACCTGTATTAATTGACTTTGGTGGTGCTAAACAGGTAACACAAACCAGTTTAGGAAGACAAGCGACAGTAATTTATACCCTTGGTTATGCCCCAACTGAACAAATGGCTGGATTTGCTTGTCACGGCAGTGATTTGTATGCTTTGGGTGTAACTTGTGTACGTCTTTTAACTCGATGTTTACCGTTGCAGGATGCTTCTGGACAGGTTAATGACCCTATTTATGATGCTATGAATGCTAAATGGATGTGGCGCGAATGGTTACAAGAAAAAGGTATTACTCTCAGCGACGACTTAGGAAGAATTTTAGAGAAATTACTAAAACATCTACCGAGTGAAAGATATCAAACAGCAGTAGAAGTTATCAACGATTTGAAATTTGCAACATCGAATATTGAACCTGTTGCCCTGAAAATCGTTTCGATGTCTCAACCTATATTACCGCCGCTACCACAAAAAATAATAGTACCATTACCTCCCTTAGAAACTTTTGAATTTGACGTAGTGACAGTAGACACAGGTGGTAGAGAAGTAAACCGCATGAGTGGTAATGCCAACTTCTTTGCGGAAGAATTGGGTAAATCTGTCACCTTAGAAATGGTATCGATTCCTGGTGGTACTTACATGATGGGTTCACCAGAGTTTGAGGGAGATGCTGACGAACGTCCTCGGCATAAAGTCACCGTTGAACCATTTTTTATGGGGAAATTTCCCGTAACTCAAGCCCAGTGGAGAGTAGTAGCAGCTTTACCCAAAATCAAACAAGCTTTAAATCCCAATCCATCGAAATTTAAAGGTTTAGATAGACCAGTAGAAAATGTATCTTGGTATGAGGCTGTAGAATTCTGTCTCAGACTATCAGAAAAAACTGGACGCGACTATCGTTTACCCAGTGAGGCTGAATGGGAATATGCTTGTCGGGCTGGAACTACAACATCTTTCCACTTTGGCGAAACCATTACCTCTGAGTTAGTCAGTTGCACTATTGAACCAACAAGCAAATTCCGTAAAGAAACAACTAACGTCGGTAGTTTTGAAGTCGCCAACGCCTTTGGATTATACGATATGCACGGGCTAGTTTGGGAATGGTGCGCTGACTCGTGGCACAACAATTACAGCGATGCACCCTCAGATGGAACAGCCTGGGAAGTTGGTGGTGATATTAATCGCCGAGTGCTACGTGGTGGTTCTTGGAGTTTCAACGCCGAACTGTGTCGCAGCGCCAGCCGTAGCTGGAATGAGTCAGACGGTGGGCTGAGAGTTTGTGGCTTTAGAGTAGTATTTTCTGTAGAGGAGATTATTTAG
- a CDS encoding ABC transporter permease, whose product MNISPSLKKPRVSWQAVFSLVIFVFMYLPILVLSFYSFNQSPYSATWQGFTLDWYRKLFNDDRILSALQNSMIVAGCAVGVSAVLGTLMAVGLARYEFPGKKLYRGVAYLPLIIPDIAIAVATLVCLAAFAIPLSLWTIVAAHIVFCLAYVGLVVASRLTNLDPHLEEAALDLGATPIQAFMQVLLPQLMPGILAGCLLAFVLSLDDFLISSFTAGSGSNTLPMEIFSRIRTGVKPDINALSVMLISVSAIVAFIAELIRASGENKS is encoded by the coding sequence GTGAATATCTCTCCATCTCTCAAAAAACCGCGTGTCTCATGGCAGGCGGTTTTCTCACTAGTAATATTTGTGTTCATGTACCTGCCTATACTGGTACTTAGCTTTTATAGCTTCAATCAGTCGCCCTATAGCGCAACTTGGCAAGGATTCACTCTCGATTGGTATCGCAAGTTGTTCAACGACGATCGCATCTTATCAGCTTTGCAAAACAGTATGATAGTTGCTGGTTGTGCAGTTGGGGTTTCAGCCGTGCTGGGAACTTTGATGGCGGTTGGGTTAGCGCGTTACGAATTTCCTGGCAAGAAATTGTATCGGGGTGTTGCTTACTTACCATTGATTATTCCCGATATTGCGATCGCAGTGGCAACCCTAGTTTGTTTAGCCGCCTTTGCCATACCCCTAAGTTTGTGGACGATAGTTGCAGCGCATATCGTGTTTTGTCTAGCTTATGTCGGACTTGTAGTTGCTTCACGACTTACCAATTTAGATCCCCACTTAGAAGAAGCAGCACTAGATTTAGGTGCTACACCAATCCAAGCTTTCATGCAAGTATTATTACCTCAACTGATGCCTGGTATTTTGGCTGGTTGTCTCCTAGCCTTTGTCCTCAGCCTAGACGATTTTCTCATTTCTAGTTTTACTGCCGGTAGTGGTTCTAACACCCTACCAATGGAAATTTTTAGTCGGATTAGAACAGGAGTCAAGCCTGATATTAACGCTTTAAGCGTCATGTTGATTTCAGTATCTGCGATCGTTGCATTTATAGCTGAATTAATTCGCGCTTCTGGAGAAAATAAAAGCTAA
- a CDS encoding glycosyltransferase family 4 protein, translating into MRIAQVAPLWERVPPPAYGGIELVVGLLTDELVRRGHEVTLFASGDSISLAKLVSVHPSALRLDRTIKDYSVYEMLNLASVYERAEEFDIIHSHIGHGALAYANLVTTPTVHTLHGIFTPDNEKMFSFGKKQPYVSISDAQREPRLGLNCIATVYNGIDVSSYNFHAQPEDPPYLAFLGRMSPEKGAHLAIEIAKLAGWCLKMAGKVDVVDVEYFEKEIKPHIDGEQIQYLGEANHAQKNALMGGAVATLFPITWREPFGLVMVESMASGTPVIAMNLGSTREVISHGKTGFLCNNIQECISAIDQVIELDRYTCRQYVENSFSVEKMTDGYEAVYQKIIAERFSRNGHSRSLIGLSSDRI; encoded by the coding sequence ATGAGAATTGCTCAAGTAGCTCCATTATGGGAAAGAGTTCCACCTCCAGCTTATGGAGGTATAGAGTTAGTAGTGGGGTTACTAACCGATGAATTAGTCAGACGAGGACATGAAGTAACTTTATTTGCATCGGGAGATTCTATCAGTCTGGCAAAACTTGTATCAGTTCATCCCAGTGCCCTCAGACTCGATCGCACTATCAAAGATTACAGCGTTTATGAAATGCTGAATCTCGCTTCAGTGTATGAACGCGCAGAAGAATTTGATATTATTCACTCCCATATCGGGCATGGGGCACTGGCTTACGCAAATCTCGTCACAACCCCTACGGTTCATACGTTGCACGGTATTTTTACCCCTGACAACGAAAAGATGTTTAGTTTTGGTAAAAAACAACCCTACGTCAGTATTTCCGATGCACAACGAGAACCAAGGTTAGGGTTGAACTGTATAGCAACGGTCTACAACGGAATTGATGTCAGCAGTTATAATTTTCACGCTCAACCAGAAGATCCGCCCTACCTAGCGTTTTTGGGTCGGATGTCTCCTGAAAAGGGAGCGCATTTAGCAATAGAAATTGCAAAACTTGCCGGTTGGTGTTTGAAAATGGCAGGTAAGGTAGATGTTGTTGATGTGGAATACTTTGAGAAGGAAATCAAACCCCACATTGACGGAGAGCAAATTCAGTACTTGGGTGAAGCTAATCATGCTCAAAAAAATGCTCTCATGGGAGGTGCAGTAGCAACTCTGTTCCCCATTACTTGGCGGGAACCCTTTGGATTAGTGATGGTTGAGTCAATGGCTTCGGGTACGCCAGTGATTGCGATGAACTTAGGGTCTACTCGAGAGGTAATTTCCCACGGTAAGACGGGATTCCTCTGCAATAATATTCAAGAGTGCATCAGTGCTATCGATCAGGTAATAGAGTTAGACCGCTATACTTGCCGCCAATATGTTGAAAACAGTTTCAGCGTTGAGAAAATGACTGATGGCTATGAGGCAGTTTATCAAAAAATAATCGCAGAACGATTTTCTCGGAATGGGCATTCACGCAGTTTGATTGGTTTAAGTAGCGATCGCATTTAA
- a CDS encoding DUF655 domain-containing protein, which produces MQLISRQRYFSYIFLLIFSLAGCQRVQSFNQRPAPLPQDPLVQVYFNHSESSEYKEAYRQQTRLGDDLEKEIVNAIMHAKSTVDVVVQELRLPKVALALVDRQKSGVKVRIILENTYSRPWSSLTSAEVSKLDKREQERYNEFRKFIDINQDNQLSPAEINQRDALIILQNAKIPWIDDRADGSAGSSLMHHKFVIVDNRIVIISSANFTLSDTSGDFTNSNTLGNANNLLQIDSPELASLFTEEFNIMWGDGSEGKPDSLFGLQKPMRSPKKITLNQTTITVQFSPTSPTEPWSNSSNGLIGKTLDSATKSVDMALFVLSDQRLANILENRHQQNVQIRALIEPQFAYRPYSEALDMMGVALSNKCKYEVDNHPWQNPITTVGVPVLPKGDLLHHKFGVIDSQTVITGSHNWSDAANNGNDETLVVIENPIVAAHYVREFARLYTKVKPGLPPAIQEKVKLEQTRCPQIKSSSSSELQAIKQININTASLEELETLPGVGKKLAQRIILSRQQQKFTSLQDLERVSGVKAKTLEKWQYRLTW; this is translated from the coding sequence GTGCAACTTATCTCTAGACAAAGATATTTTTCATATATCTTTTTACTAATATTCTCCCTCGCTGGTTGTCAACGAGTCCAGTCTTTCAATCAGCGTCCAGCACCTTTACCACAAGACCCTTTAGTTCAAGTTTACTTTAACCATTCTGAGTCTTCAGAATACAAAGAAGCTTATCGTCAGCAAACTCGCTTGGGAGATGATTTAGAAAAAGAAATTGTCAATGCTATTATGCACGCTAAATCTACAGTAGATGTGGTGGTCCAAGAATTACGTTTACCCAAAGTTGCCCTAGCACTGGTTGATAGACAAAAATCTGGGGTAAAAGTCAGGATAATTTTAGAAAATACCTACAGCAGACCTTGGAGTAGTTTAACATCTGCTGAAGTCAGTAAGTTAGATAAAAGGGAACAAGAACGCTACAACGAATTTCGCAAATTTATCGATATTAACCAAGACAATCAACTCAGCCCAGCAGAAATCAATCAAAGAGATGCTTTAATAATTTTGCAGAATGCTAAAATTCCCTGGATAGACGATCGAGCAGATGGTTCAGCAGGTAGCAGCTTGATGCACCATAAATTTGTGATTGTAGATAATCGCATTGTAATTATCAGTTCAGCGAATTTTACGCTAAGTGATACATCTGGTGATTTTACAAATTCCAATACTTTAGGCAATGCCAATAACTTATTGCAGATTGACAGCCCAGAATTAGCATCTTTATTTACAGAAGAGTTTAATATTATGTGGGGAGATGGGTCAGAAGGTAAGCCAGATAGTCTATTTGGGTTACAAAAACCGATGCGATCGCCTAAAAAAATTACATTAAATCAAACCACAATTACTGTACAATTTTCGCCAACTTCTCCAACTGAACCCTGGAGTAACAGTAGTAATGGTTTAATTGGTAAAACTTTAGATTCAGCAACTAAATCTGTTGACATGGCCTTATTTGTCCTTTCCGATCAGCGACTTGCTAATATCTTAGAAAATCGCCATCAACAAAACGTGCAAATTCGCGCTTTAATTGAACCACAATTTGCATATCGTCCCTACAGTGAAGCCTTAGATATGATGGGAGTTGCTCTCAGTAATAAATGTAAATATGAAGTTGATAACCATCCTTGGCAAAATCCAATTACTACTGTAGGTGTACCTGTTTTACCTAAGGGCGATTTATTACATCACAAATTTGGTGTAATAGATAGCCAAACAGTAATTACAGGTTCTCATAATTGGTCAGACGCTGCTAATAATGGTAACGATGAGACACTTGTAGTAATTGAAAATCCCATAGTTGCGGCTCACTATGTGCGAGAATTTGCTCGTCTTTATACCAAAGTTAAACCCGGCTTACCACCAGCAATTCAAGAAAAAGTTAAATTAGAACAAACACGCTGTCCCCAAATAAAAAGTTCTTCATCAAGTGAACTACAAGCAATTAAACAAATAAATATTAACACTGCAAGCTTGGAAGAATTAGAAACTCTCCCTGGTGTGGGTAAGAAGTTAGCACAACGGATAATTCTTAGCCGTCAACAGCAAAAATTTACATCTTTACAAGACTTAGAAAGAGTTTCAGGGGTTAAGGCGAAAACATTGGAAAAATGGCAATATCGCCTAACTTGGTAG
- a CDS encoding cysteine desulfurase family protein, which translates to MQIYLDYSATTPTRKEAIAVMQTILTQQWGNPSSLHEWGQRAATVVEQARVQVAGLINAANPESIIFTSGGTEADNLAIMGVARLYAVPQHLIISSVEHSAISETVKLLEMWGWEVTRLSVNVKGRVNPLDLKAALRHNTVLVSIIYGQSEVGTVQPIATLGKIVRSHGALFHTDAVQAAGRLPIDVQQLNVDLLSLSSHKIYGPQGAGALYVRPGVELMPLLSGGGQEMGLRSGTQAVPIIAGFGVAAELAAQELATETPRLIELRDRAFAQLTEIPGLIPTGDACDRLPHHVSMCLENADGKKLSGKALVRQLNLAGIGISAGAACHSGKLSPSPILLAMGYSEKAALGGIRITLGRDTTEADIDWTVMVLKQVLQRLTPDLSLVKR; encoded by the coding sequence ATGCAAATTTATCTAGATTACAGCGCTACTACTCCCACTCGAAAAGAAGCGATCGCAGTTATGCAAACAATCCTGACTCAACAGTGGGGCAATCCTTCCAGCTTACATGAGTGGGGACAACGGGCTGCAACGGTTGTTGAACAAGCCAGAGTTCAAGTTGCTGGTTTAATTAACGCCGCCAATCCTGAATCGATCATTTTTACCTCTGGTGGCACTGAGGCAGATAATTTGGCAATAATGGGTGTGGCTCGGTTGTATGCTGTTCCTCAACATCTAATTATTTCCAGCGTCGAACATTCCGCAATTTCTGAAACAGTAAAGTTGCTAGAAATGTGGGGTTGGGAAGTTACGCGCTTGTCTGTAAATGTTAAAGGTAGAGTCAATCCCCTAGATTTAAAGGCAGCGTTGCGACATAACACAGTTTTGGTTTCTATAATTTACGGTCAAAGTGAAGTTGGGACAGTGCAACCGATCGCAACATTGGGTAAAATTGTGCGATCGCATGGGGCTTTGTTCCATACAGATGCGGTGCAAGCTGCGGGACGTTTACCCATAGATGTGCAACAACTAAACGTAGATTTACTTAGCCTTTCTAGTCATAAAATATATGGCCCGCAAGGTGCAGGGGCATTGTATGTGCGTCCTGGTGTGGAATTGATGCCCTTACTGAGTGGTGGTGGACAAGAAATGGGACTGCGTTCTGGTACGCAAGCAGTACCGATAATTGCCGGATTTGGTGTAGCAGCAGAATTAGCAGCGCAAGAATTAGCTACAGAAACACCACGATTAATTGAATTACGCGATCGCGCCTTTGCCCAATTAACTGAGATTCCTGGTTTAATTCCTACAGGTGATGCTTGCGATCGTTTACCTCACCATGTAAGTATGTGCTTAGAAAACGCCGACGGTAAAAAACTTAGCGGTAAAGCCTTGGTACGACAGCTAAACCTTGCTGGCATCGGCATCAGTGCTGGTGCTGCCTGTCACAGTGGTAAACTTAGCCCTAGTCCAATATTGTTAGCAATGGGTTATTCCGAAAAAGCCGCTTTGGGAGGAATTCGCATCACATTGGGGCGTGATACAACTGAAGCTGATATAGATTGGAC